In the Microcebus murinus isolate Inina chromosome X, M.murinus_Inina_mat1.0, whole genome shotgun sequence genome, GTTTTAACTGCCTGGCATTGGAAACAGAGGGTGGGGGCTTCAGAGAGGGCATCCAACTTTCTCTTGTGCGCATCCATTGGAATTGACTTCCTAAGACCATGTACTTAGGTCCTGAATAGTGAGTGTTAACTCGTACCACTAACCCTACACCTCAACCCCTTAGGTCTATTTATCAAAGCAGGGTAGCACCACACCATGTCATCTGTGGAGaaagaagtggaagaaaaagCTGAAGCCTCCTCAAATCACCAAGCCCTATGTTCCTTGTTCTCTCTGCCCTCATGTAATCTCCGACTGTAACATAAAGTTCAAGAGGTCTTGAAGCCTTACATCTGCTGTTCTATAGGATCTTCCTTAATCAAAACAGTATATTAAAATTGGCTGGACCTGTCATAGAATTGTAGGCCACTTGGTTTGAGGCCATAGCAGCTACTCTTCAGGGATCCAGTCTCCCTGACTCTATATTCTGCCTTTATTtggttttagcttttttttttttttttttttgagacagagtctcactttgttgtccaggctagagtgagtgccgtggcgtcagcctagctcacagcaacctcaaactcctgggctcaagcgatcctcctgcctcagcctcccgagtagctgggactacaggcatgcgccaccatgcccggctaattttttatatatgtatcagttggccaattaatttctttctatttatagtagagacagggtctcgctcttgctcaggctggttttgaactcctgaccttgagcaatccgcccgcctcggcctcccaagagctaggattacaggcgtgagccacagcgcccggcctggttttagCTTTTAAGAGACTAGTTTTTCTACCTTTCTCCATCTTCTTCCTAAACATTTCTTTTATGCAAGTTTAGCTGCAGCTGTGGGATGCAGCTGGCCAGGAGTACTTTCGTAGCCTAATTCCTAGCTACATTCATGATTCAACTATTGCAGTGGTTGTCCATGACATCAGAAGTGGGTGTTGtgtgttgttttatttgaaaaagaaattatgaaggaAGTGATATGGAGGTTGGTAAGACTAGCAGAGAGGACAGACAGGTACATTATTCTCTCCAAAATGGGCCTGAGGTAGAAtagctttaggtcaggagtttgaggttgcagtgagctgtgctgaccccactgcactctagctcagggaacagagtgagtctctgtctcaacagcaaaaaaacacTCTGCTAAATGTTTCAACCCCTCTGCAACATATTTTCTTGCAGACGTCAGTTCTTTTAAGGAGACAGATAAGTGAATAGATTTATGAGCAGAAAGAGATGATGATGTTGTCATCATGTTGGTGGGTAACAAGAGTGACCTGAATAAAAGGTAAGGTATAATTATAACTTCTTCCAGCATACTTAAAATTAAATCTATGTAGACGGTCTACAGTGCTCTATTTATTTAGGGAGGAATTACTAGTGTTAGGGATCAGAAAGGTCTTGGGTTCAAGGCTTCTAGGATTCCTGGACCTAGGGAAGCATTGTTATACCTCAGAAGGATCTATCCCTGTCCACTAACTCTGGGTTACCACTATCTGGTCCCTTTAATCATTTCTGATTTGTTCAGACAAATCTctgcagaagaggaagaaaaatccaGAGACCTCAACATGATGTTTATTGGGACCAGTGCCCAAATGTTACAGTGTGAAAAATGAAATACTCATTTCTCTTTATGATACTTCTATTGCACTCTGTAGCTACCCGCCACTGCTTACTCTTTTGGATAACCTTGGCTTGACCTTTGTGGAGTGGGGGCAAGGTTAGTCTCCCCAGCAGATAGCCCAAAGGCCATGAATCATCTTAGCCTCtgaacttgacttttttttttacttttgctcatcaccattcacacacacacacacacacacacacacacacacacacacacacacagagctattTCAGAGTGTGGCTTCTGCCCTTCCTTCCAGAAGTACTTCACCTCCACTAAAAACAAAGGGGAATATCCTTTCTCTCAGCTTTGCTGGAGTAGGGAGCGTACAGAGAAGGCAAGCTTCCTTTGCTGAACTCAGCCAGGCCAAAAAATGGCCAAGCCAAATTTTTTGCCTAAGTGGTACTGAAGGGAAAATGGGACTAACTTTAGCCCAAAGTGGTTCCTTGGTTTGCCtttaggtgggaggggggaatcATAAGATCAGAATTCCTATTCTGTGTCTCCTAAAAACTACTGCTGAGAGTTGTGATTTGACTTTTGGCCACCTCACTCtattaccattttttatttattttttttttttgagacagagtctcactctgttgcctgctctagagtgccatggcgtcagcctagctcacagcaacctcaaactcctgggctcaagcaatccttctgcctcagcctccccagtagctgggactacaggcatgcaccaccatgcccggctaattttttctatatatttttagttgtttggctaatttctttctatttatagtagagatggggtcttgctcttgctcaggctggttttgaactcctgaccttgagtgatcctcccagagtgctaggattacaggcatgagccaccgcacccagcctctatTACCTTTCTTAACACACACTTCAGTGGCTGAAACCCAACTGGAGCCCTTCAAGGAGTCAGGCTTCAAAAGCCATTGTTCTGTTGACAGCCTAGGCTGTCTCTTTGCCTGATTTGATGGATTTACTGCATTTGGGCTTTCCATACCAGTCCTTCTCCTCTACCTCCAGGtttatggtttaaatatttgGCCACTTACTCTCTTCCAGTTCCTGGGCTTAGGAGTAAAATGGAACTCCTTAAagtgctataatttttttcttgactgtATCTCACAGTTGTTGGATGGAAGTTGTTTGCAGTACCTTAACTTCTCTGACGGCTGAAAGACATCTATAGAGAATGCAGTTATACAGCAGCTGTGGTACCTCCAAGGCCGATACAATTCATTTTCTACTCTTTTCTTACCTACACCCTCAATAAATGACTGGTCCTTTAGCCTCAGCCTGTTATCACTTGCACCTTCTCTACATTATACCTATACTTCCATGATGCAATTGCCTCATGCCGGTGCCCTAACATAGAACCATTCCAAGTACCTCAAAGTGAGAAACGACTTAAGGCAGGAGGGTTTTTGCCTCTCAGGCCCAAGGCACCTGACTGGCACTTTTTACGATGTTTACCACACTTCTTAGATGAGCTGTTTTAAAACCTGTTAACCACAGGCAGAGTCTTGGACCTCAACATTCAGTAGATTCACTCAGCCAATATGCCTTTACTGAAGTAACTAGGCCTCTTAGTCTCTTTCTCAGATGGCCATTGGGGGGCAGCAGAGCAAACAGGAGCAAAATATAGGAGAGGATTTCCCAGGGCACAGACACAGCCAAATTAATTCTACCACCAGTTCTGCTCTCGATGTTGCCACCTAACAATGGCACTAAGCCTCTAGAACAGGTACCTTAGTACAGCTTGGTGAGATACATAGGAAGAGGCAGAACTTTCTCATAAAGATATATTACCACTATCTAGAACAGTGTTTCTAATACTTGGATACTTAATTtactttgcttatttaaaaatccagttttccAGGCTCCATCTCAGACTAATAGAATCATTCCCCAGGGAAGGGCCTGGAAATATATGTTTAAGCTCCCCAGGATTCTTTCAAGGCAAATGTGGGGCCTTCATCATGGGGATGCTTCACCTCATACCTCACTAGAAAACTTTTCATTCTGAATGGGTATTTTGAACGTGCCAATGGAGATGGCATAGGTGTGATCTGGAATCTCTAACAGTGGATTGGTAACTAAAGATCTAAGAACATGACAGAAAGTTATTTGGCACTGGTgtgaggaaaaaggagaaattggcAGTTAGTACTACTCAACCTACAAGTTGGACATTGGGAACCAATTTCTTACTCTTGCCTCTGAAAAGACATGCATCTAAGCCCCTTCCTCGGTTTATGTTCCAGATCAAAGAATctgggaaaggagaagagagaattaTGTTAATACTGTCACCTGCAGAGTAATGTCTGAAGCTCTGAAGCTCCTAAGGGAAAGGGCACTGTTTCTTCCAGTACCCCTTACCCTATGCCATTCCTTAGTAATACTGTGACTGAGGTTCCTGGGTCTCCCTAATGTTCTGGCCAAAGATAGTTGCAAAGTAGGTATAGTTCTTTCCAGTGGCCCCTGTCTTTGGAAGAGCTTATCCTTGCCTCAATAGCATTTTATATCCAATCAGCATCACTCAAAAGTCACACCATTTCTTTAGCATTGTGTTTTACTTTTCTGGGGAGAGGATATGAGGAGGAAGGTGCAAAAACAGGGTCTTACTGAAGTCTCCAAAGTGTATGAAACCTCTGGTAGTACAAAGATGGGATGAGATAGCCAGGTGAATCGGATGGAAGATCTctaagattctttttttcctactaattTCTACAACTAAAATGATACAATGTGTAAGGGACTAGCACATGGTATTCTATATATGTCAGTTGCCTTTTCTAACTGGGTTCCCCAGGTTATATGTAGACATCATCATCCTTCTCCTTTCAGGGAATGAAGCTCACCTAGAAAACCAGGAAACTAAAAGTACAGTACAGTTTGGGTAATGCACTTGGCTAGCTGTCTCCCCATCCTCCCCATTCTGCtatgccagggaggggctgagagtAAAAGCGGCTCCCCTGAAGCCTAGCCAGCTTGTCCTGGCAGAGTCCACACGAAGGGCTGTGGGCTGCAACTCTCTAGTGCACAGTCCTCTCTTTCTGGCGATGATAATCtgaggcaaagagagaaaaaagtaggTTATTTTCAGGCTTCGGCTCCCAATTCTCCACCCCCAACTTGTGGGGCCTCTAGTCGTCAGTATTTAAAGAGTTCTTACCTAGGCCCTGCCAAGGAAGTAAAAAAGAGAGTGGCACTTACTATAGGGAAAGAAGCGGACACGCATGCTGATTTCACGGGCTGTCTTCAGGATCTCAACAGCCTGGAAGGAACAAAGCAGCTTGTACAAATGAAGAGAGATGACCCAGGATAGAATCACAAGGGGGAAAGGGATTTACCACTCCAACCTCTAGGTCACTAACAGCTGCTTCCCTGTGGTACACTTCCCCAGGAGTGatgcattctttctttctttttcagaggAACATGCTATACCATCTATactttaagagatggggtctcagtctgttgcctaggctggaggagtgcagtggtgtgatcatagctcactgagatttgaattcctgggctcaagcaatcctcctgcctcagcctcccaaagttctgggattacaggtatgaaccactgtgccagcctttttttttttttgatatggcATCTTGCTATGTtattcaggctagtctcaaactcctcctgcttcagcctcccaagtaattgggaTTATGggtatgtgccactgtgcctggcaagaTGCTTTCTTTTTCGTATCAAGTTACAGATGGCTAATCCTGTCCAACCTGTCTTATTTGGGATGGCTTTTTATACCACCTCAGCCCAAGTGCTGCGCTCACCTTGCTGTGCTCAATATCTTGGAAATCCACATCATTCACAGCTAGAACTTGGTCCCCTTCCTGAAGTCCTGCTCGATGTGCATCAGAGTCTGGAATCACCTGTTGGTAAAGAGAGAACACATGTGATTGGGATGGGGTAATTTCAGAAGACTGTAAGTGAAATTCGGTGCTATTCAAATGTAAGACGGTATTGTTTTTCTATGTCAATGAAGGGAGACATATGGTCCACCAAATGGAAAGTTTTAAGTGGGAAAGGGGGTGTCCCCATTACGCCCCTTCAATGAGTCCACTGAGTCATCCTTCTCTCAGCCCTTGGGACATCAGCGTTCTGCAATCTGATAATTTAACAAAGGGACGCAGCTATCCATATTGCCTACCAGGCACACACACCTTGGAGATGAAGATGCCTAGCTGGGAGGCCTTTCCTCCTCGGATGTTAAATCCCAACTGTAACACAAGAGCACAGAATGGGGGCTCAATAGAGACCACAAACACAAGAACACATAGCAGCATCACTATACAATAGCTCAGCTTGTGTTTTCCTCTGAGTGACGTCAGAAGTTGTAGAAGTTATATCTTAGCTTTTCTGTCCACCAGAAGAAAAGTTtcctcccatccccacctgcTTCCCAATCTATCCCCCTAACCATCGCCAACTTCCAGTATGGACAAATCTGACCTAGAATAAGAGGTTCCATAAGTTCACCTGAGCTCCAGGAGGCTTCTTCAGTGTGACAATTCGGGGCAGAAACTGGGTCAACTCATTGTTGTAGTCTGGGTGGTATACCCTCTGCAAGACACAGAAACCCTAGAAATTTTAATACCAGTCTTAGACTTCACATCTACCTTCTCCAGAAGACTAATGCATCACCCTAAAGTCAGGAAAAGACTTAGCCTAAGTAGATTAGATAACACTGTCCAAATGAGTGGATGGATAGCATTGGGACATGTTAGCAGTCCAGTATCTTCCCACTTCTTCACCTCTTGACAGAATGGAAACTAGAGCTCTGAATTTCCAGAATTCACTAGTGTGAATGAACCTTGGCAGGAGGCTCCATAAGAACTTCCCAATAGGCCCTGCTGCTCAGAATCCAGTTTCTGGGTCCTCCGGCTACAACAAAGGCTAAGATTCACTCTCCATTTAACTTTCTAACTTTGCCATCCTACCTTTCATGCATCATCTCATGCCCAGTAGGAAAAATCCCCTACTCAGAAATATAGATGGTTCCCACCTCATGAGGAGGAATCCATGCTGGAGGATTCTCATAGGCAGGCAGGAAAACCACTGGGTAGTCATCATAAGGAATCCGGCTGTCCATCTCAGGCAAGACCCTGGAATGGAAGGATGGATTAAAGTGGACAAAAGTGGTTCAAAAGGGATAGTAGCCCAGCAAGTTTCAGAAAGCACCTCCAACCCATTCTAAGGCCATCATTCTAGGGGCTTATCTAGGTGTTAAGATTGGAGGAGAAAAcgaataaaaaagacagaagaggcccagcacagtggctcacatctctaatcctaacattctgggaggccaaggcagaaggattgcttgagctcaggagttttcgaccagcctgagcaagagagagacccaatctgtactaaaaatagaaaaattagtcaggcatcatggcaagcacctgtagtccctgctactcgggagactgaagcaggaggatcacttgaacccaggagtttgagaccagcctgagcaagagcaagaccccgtctctactaaaaacaacaacaacaacaaaaaacacacacaaagaaattagctggacaaccaaaaacatatttatataaaaaaattaggccgggcgcggtggctcacgcctgtaatcctagcactctgggaggccgaggcgggcggattgctcaaggtcaggagttcaaaaccagcctgagcgagaccccgtctctaccataaaaatagaaagaaattaattggccaactaatatatataatataaaaatcagccgggcatggtggctcgtgcctgtagtcccagctactcgggaggctgaggcaggaggatcgcttgagcccaggagtttgaggttgctgtgagctaggctgacgccatggcactcactctagcctaggcaagaaagcgagactctgtctcaaaaaaaaaaaaaaaaaattagccgggcgtggtggcgcatgcctgtagtcccagctactcgggaggctgaggcaggaggatcgcctgagcccaggggtttgaggttgcagtgagctaggctgacgtcactgcattctacctggtgtgacagagaaagactctgcctttaaaacaaacaaacaaacaaacaaacaaacaaaaaaactattattagCTTTGCTAAACATCTTCTGGATGCCAAGCAACCTGCTAGGTACTTTAGAAAGATGAACTCATTTCTGGAAAATACATGTTACTGTCTCCTTCCTGGAAAAGAGGAAATCAGGTCGCGTCTAAAATGTTCAACTTTCAAAGCCCAAGGGAGTGCCGACTCCATCTATCCACAGGGACTCTGGGCAAGGCACCGCCCCACATTCTCCTGATGTGACTAGTAATGGTGGGTCCCCACGGCGACCCTTTCTTCATCACCAGCCACCCTCCAGATCCCCGCCCTGCATCCTGTCTGCGTCCCGCACTCACGACCGCGTAAACCACCTTGCGGGCGGCCAGGCCTCGCCACCTCAGGCTCCGCTCCCCACCAGTTCAGCCTGGGAGCCGGAAGCGGATACCCGGCTGGGTCGGGAAGAGGTGGGGCCGGAATGCGACGTGCACGCCTCCCTTTCCCAGCTCGTCGCCTGCGCGCGCCGACGTGCGTGCTCCGCCCACCGGCCGTCTGCGCTCCGATTGGCTGGCGTCACTGGGACTGATTTGAAAGTTGGCGGTTAAAACTCCGGTTGGGACAGGGCGGCGGGACACCGGGGAAGACCGGGGAAGGGACGTTTGGTTTGGTGAGTTAAGGGGGCACACCTTAGCTCAGAACATGTTGTTCCGGTACCGTGGGGCCTTGGTTGTTTGTCGCTGTCCCCATCGgagttttatcttttcatttcagaTGCCACTTCGCTGTCTTCAGTGTGTCAGGCTGACAGGCAGTCCCAAAGTGGTCAAGTAGGAGGCAGGGCGATCCAGCTGGGAGGGGAGGCTGCAGCTGCCAAGGCTGAGTTCCATAACCCACCCCACCCTGTGAGGGGGGCCGGAACTGAGGAGGAACCCTCCCACCCCTGCAGACCTACCTAGACTCACCAGCAAGCCTTTTTTATCTCCCCTCCAGAGACGGTGCTGAAGTAGGATCATGAAGGAAGAGGTGAAGGGAATTCCTGTAAGAGTGGCTCTGCGTTGTCGCCCTCTGGTCCCCAAAGAGATTAGCGAGGGCTGCCAGATGTGCCTTTCCTTCGTGCCCGGGGAGCCTCAGGTGAGTGTCCAGGGCCTGTGTCTGGACAGCGGGGCCAAATGGCAGTGAGGGGTGTGGCCTattctttcactatttttttcgCTTATGGCTTCTCCCTTGCCTTCTCTAGGTGGTGGTTGGTACCGATAAATCCTTTACCTATGATTTTGTGTTTGACCCCTCTACTGAACAGGAAGAAGTCTTCAATACAGCAGTAGCGCCACTCATAAAAGGCGTATTTAAAGGTGAGGCTCTTTAATTCGTTGAATGTTTCTTGAGCATatgctatgtgtcaggcactatgcttGGGTGCTGCAAACACAGGAATGGATGAAACATGATCCCTGCCTTCAAAAAGCCCCTAGCCTAATAACATTTGTGAAAGTCTCTGTACCCTTGAAGTTAGTTTTATACTGTATTTGCTTCTGTACTTCTGTTCATTTTgacttgtatatatttttgtctgggAACCTCATTTGATTATAAGCTCTTTGGTGGGTACTGATGGTGATTAGTATGCTAACCTACTTGAGCCCCAGACACTGCAGAACTTGTtgagggattcagagataaataaTATAGCTTTCAGGCCCCGAATGAGTTCAAAGTCCAGGGCGGGTAGGAATGGAGGTAGATGActacataaataattttgaatacataaaaatttttaaattttttacaccTATCTttaggaaaaagtattttaaaagttaaaaatatacaacagTCAGTTCTTCTGTAGAAGTAGCACTGCTCTTATACAAAGTGGTATGAAAAACAACAGGCTGGCACTAACTCTGCTTGCGGAATTTGGGATGACTCTCACAGAATAGGGAACCTTTGAGATAGGTTTTGAATGATGAGTAAAATTCTTTTAGGTGGAGAAGGGGATCTCCTAAAGCCTCTGAATACTATGGCTAGTTAATAATCTGTATTGCAGAAGCTAAGACTTTAATGTTGTTAAGACCATAACAGGATGCTAAAGAAGGGAGCAGTGCCTGAGAGATGTCTAATTGTTATTCTAGTATAGTGGTTACTCAAGATTGAAAGCATAGGTTCATTTAAAAGAAGTACAATCATGCATAGTAGTGCCTTAAAGGTGAGAGGGACATTTGTGTATCATCTAGTTTAAACCTTCCATCAGATGAAAAATGCTTTCCAGCAATATCTCTGTTAGGTGAACTTCAGtgtctgtttaaaattttttctttgagtctgggcacggtggctcatgcctgtaatcctagcactttgggaggtgaggTAAAAGGATTACTTGGggtcagaaattcaagaccagtctgagcaacatagcgagacccccatctctacaaaaaatagaaaaattagctgggcttggtggtgagCCTATAGTACCagatactcaggagactgaggcaggaggatcacttgagcccagaagtttgaggttgctgtgagctatgatcacatcactgccctcatgctcaggcaacaaagtgagactctgtcacaaataaatgttttttttctttgacagggAACTCATTGACTCACAGGTAGTCCAGTTGATATTTGGGTTTTGGACAGctctaattaaaatataaagattttttttttgtcttgctctgttgcctgggctacaagtgctgtgcctggctcacagcaacctcaaacttctgggctcaaatgatcctcctgcctcagcctcccgagtagctgggactgcaggtgcaggccaccacacctggctaatttttttatatttttagtagatatgggggtctcactcttgctcaggctggtttggaactcttgagcttgagcgatcctcccaccttggccttccagagtgctaggattacaggcatgagccactgcgcctgtccATAAAGATCTTtatattgaaatgaattttatttcccaATAGTTTCTTCCCAGTGATGTTAGTTCATCCATCTGCAGAAGCCTTCTTCTAGGCAACAGCtactcacatattttttttaatgcatggcTCAAGGCACATTGAACACTttgcttcaaaattttaaaatattagcacaaTAATCTCAAACTTATAAAAATGTTGTAAGAACAGCATAAAGAACgtttttttcctgaaccatttgagaggAGTTGTTGACCTGATGCCTTCCAAATACTTTAGTGCCGCAATCCCCAACCCCTAGGCCACAGACAgaccggtccatggcctgttaggaactgggccacacagcaggaggtgagctgcgggtaagggagcaaagcttcatctgtatttacggcCATTCTCCATCACacgcatcaccacataagctctgcctcccgTCAGATAAgctgtggcattagattctcataggagtgggaaccctactgtaaactgagtatatgagggatctaggttgtgcgctccttatgagaatctaatgcctgatgatgtCAGGAGGAGCTCAGATagtgatgctagctctggggagcagctgcaaataccgattatcattagcagagagctttgactgcacaataaatgtaatgcgcctGAAGCATCcctcccatccatggaaaaattgccttccatgaaactagtccctggtaccaaaaaggttggggactgctgctttactCTATATTTCCTACAGAGAAGGACTGTTAAGTTACCCCGATACAACCATCAAAATCCTGAAATTTACATTGCTACATTACTACCATCTAATCCTCAAACCCCATTCAAGTTTCACCAGTTGTCCCAGTAAGTCCTTTATGGCAAAAGGATATAGTCCAAAAATCATGTGTTGTATTTAGTTCTGCAGCCTCTTTAGATTCTAAAATGGTTTTTCGGTCTTTTTTGGACTATTATGATCTTGACACTTTTGAAAGTcacaggccagttattttgtaaacCTTTTTTCAATATTGGTTTATCTGAAGCTTACTTATGATTAGATCAAGTTGTGTATCTTTTCGTAGAAATATCATAAAAGTGGTGCTGTGTTCTTCTCATTGAATCCTACCAGGTAGCACATGATTTTGATTTGTACTATTACTGCTGATATCCATTTTGATCATTTGATTAAGGTGTTAATCTGCTGGgcttctccactataaagttaatgttttttcctttttacaaataGCATTTGGAAGACTGTTATatggttctgtttctcttctaATTAACCATCTCCCCTTTCCTTTATTCCTGAAACAATATGGTTTTAAGGCCCTTCACTATCTGGTCATCTTCCTCAGAATGTACCTCTACAGCATAATAAGAACACTatagttctacttttatattCTTAGCTTGgtaaactattagaattaattaTAGTACTCAAAGGCAGTAGAAAGTAGAAAGTGATTCCAACATACATGTGTTTGGTTAACATTGCCCTCAGCTGCAAAAACAAAGCCAGTATTTCTTACAGGCAGCCCAACAGCACCCTCTTGTACTCTGAACTCTTGGTACTATAGAGTCCTGAGTATTTTGTAGAAAGTACTGAAACCTGGTTTCCCAAGTTATTGCTATCTATACATATCTGTGGTATTGCAGAAAGttatggaatattattctctTGCCCCACAGTTATGCTAGGTGATACCAACAACCTATTACAGTGAAAACCTCAATTTAACATCTTCTTATGATCTTTCATGTAGACCAACAAGTTATTTCAAAACTTCAAAGCTTTCATTTAGATTGACACATTGTTTCAAAACTTAGACTCCTAAATTATCTTGGTAAATCGTAGTTAACAGCTTTGACATATATACACTCATCATTTAACAGAGAAAGCTTGCCTTGTGTTCCTTTAGAACATGTCTACCACCCTAATATGGGTCAACCTTCCCTACATTCATATTTGTCTCATCTTGATGTAAATTTGGATTTGTGGCTCCTTCTAGATGCCATGT is a window encoding:
- the PDZD11 gene encoding PDZ domain-containing protein 11 isoform X1, giving the protein MDSRIPYDDYPVVFLPAYENPPAWIPPHERVYHPDYNNELTQFLPRIVTLKKPPGAQLGFNIRGGKASQLGIFISKVIPDSDAHRAGLQEGDQVLAVNDVDFQDIEHSKAVEILKTAREISMRVRFFPYNYHRQKERTVH
- the PDZD11 gene encoding PDZ domain-containing protein 11 isoform X2; translation: MDSRIPYDDYPVVFLPAYENPPAWIPPHERVYHPDYNNELTQFLPRIVTLKKPPGAQVIPDSDAHRAGLQEGDQVLAVNDVDFQDIEHSKAVEILKTAREISMRVRFFPYNYHRQKERTVH